In Acidobacteriota bacterium, the following proteins share a genomic window:
- a CDS encoding MFS transporter encodes MSSFGRLLTARVCFSGCYALLLIGLPLVLAGRNVEVSRIGFVMGSYAAGVLAGRPLATWLLGSRSRKRVATYGAVLIGGSVLLYWWVPHVSSYVIFRVLQGVGSSLLITATTTMAIDQTPKHRRGRSLSYLGMSHTAVLSAGPLLAVLLLEQAGPNLLFSGTAGVTLIGLVLLSRVKEEVHPENLQPPGERDPHRRIGRPILLATLLLFLNAVVHGGVFYFLPLQVNQALGGNGGVFFTCFAIAALSGRLVSGRVADSLGRLPAGFLAQLLLVAGVYLIGGIESMTGLGAAGLVYGAGFGAYMTAMTTFVSDHTNHENRPRIIALYFSALDLGNSVAGWLLGPVAENIGIPAMLHACLGISLVAGVLFLVGLGRGLVRPR; translated from the coding sequence ATGAGTTCGTTCGGCCGTCTTTTGACCGCCCGTGTCTGTTTCTCCGGCTGTTACGCCCTGCTGCTGATCGGGCTCCCTTTGGTCCTGGCCGGCCGGAACGTGGAGGTGAGCCGGATCGGGTTCGTGATGGGAAGCTACGCCGCCGGCGTCCTGGCGGGACGTCCGTTGGCGACGTGGCTTCTGGGAAGCCGTTCCCGCAAACGGGTCGCCACCTACGGTGCGGTGCTCATTGGCGGATCCGTTCTTCTCTACTGGTGGGTGCCCCACGTCTCGTCGTACGTGATCTTTCGAGTGCTCCAAGGCGTGGGTTCGTCCCTGCTGATCACGGCCACCACCACCATGGCCATCGATCAGACCCCCAAGCACCGGAGGGGCCGATCCCTGTCCTACCTGGGAATGAGCCACACGGCGGTGCTGTCGGCGGGACCATTGTTGGCCGTCCTCCTGTTGGAGCAGGCCGGACCGAACCTCCTTTTTTCCGGTACCGCCGGTGTGACGTTGATCGGCCTGGTGTTGCTCTCGAGAGTGAAGGAGGAGGTCCACCCTGAAAATCTTCAACCGCCGGGGGAACGGGACCCCCATCGCAGGATCGGCCGTCCCATTCTCCTGGCGACGCTCCTGCTCTTTCTGAACGCCGTGGTGCACGGCGGAGTCTTCTACTTTCTGCCGCTCCAAGTGAATCAGGCCCTCGGTGGCAACGGGGGCGTTTTCTTTACCTGCTTTGCTATCGCCGCGCTTTCGGGACGACTGGTCTCGGGACGAGTCGCCGACAGCCTGGGGCGGCTACCGGCCGGGTTCCTGGCCCAATTGCTGCTGGTCGCCGGTGTTTACCTCATCGGAGGAATCGAATCCATGACCGGGCTGGGTGCCGCGGGACTCGTCTACGGAGCGGGTTTCGGCGCCTACATGACGGCCATGACCACCTTCGTCTCCGACCACACCAACCACGAGAATCGCCCCCGGATCATCGCCCTCTACTTCAGCGCTCTGGATCTCGGAAACTCGGTGGCGGGATGGCTGTTGGGACCGGTGGCGGAGAATATCGGGATACCGGCCATGCTCCATGCCTGTCTTGGAATCAGCCTGGTGGCCGGAGTCCTGTTCCTGGTGGGATTGGGACGTGGCCTTGTTCGCCCGCGGTGA
- a CDS encoding class I SAM-dependent methyltransferase: MRCRRFLFVMGLGLILGCGEAPPPETPEPYEFTYDWFTSAVPVWTRVLEPYAGRPDTHYLEVGVFEGRSAVWMLNNILTHPTSTLTGIDLFPGDLKERYLANLELSGAAHKAITITGRSQVKLRGLKPDSYDIIYIDGGHTGDMVLADAVLSWDLLKVGGLLIFDDYRWKMEEYPAEVRPGVSIQAFITAYRNYLELVHLDYQAIVRKKEGPALADPYLTVLGDYAYAWETRELRRRDDGTPVDLSAEERTLLEDLIRSRPFGETAFVVGPAQALDNELRALVHRLDLELDLRWMADENP, encoded by the coding sequence ATGCGTTGCCGTCGATTCCTTTTTGTCATGGGTCTGGGGCTGATTTTGGGGTGCGGTGAAGCGCCGCCACCTGAGACCCCGGAACCCTACGAGTTCACCTACGACTGGTTCACCAGCGCCGTTCCGGTCTGGACGCGGGTCTTGGAGCCCTACGCGGGCCGGCCCGACACCCACTACCTGGAAGTGGGGGTCTTCGAGGGCCGATCCGCTGTCTGGATGTTGAATAATATTCTCACCCATCCAACGTCAACTCTCACTGGAATAGACCTTTTTCCAGGAGACTTGAAGGAACGGTATCTCGCCAACCTCGAACTCTCGGGGGCTGCTCACAAGGCCATCACCATCACCGGCCGTTCCCAGGTCAAGCTCCGCGGCCTGAAGCCCGATTCCTACGACATCATCTATATCGACGGCGGCCACACGGGGGACATGGTCCTGGCGGATGCGGTGTTGTCGTGGGACCTGCTGAAGGTCGGGGGCCTCCTGATCTTCGACGACTACCGGTGGAAGATGGAGGAATACCCGGCGGAGGTCCGGCCCGGTGTGAGCATCCAGGCCTTCATCACCGCCTATCGAAACTATCTGGAACTGGTGCACCTCGACTACCAGGCCATCGTCCGAAAGAAGGAAGGGCCGGCCCTGGCCGACCCGTACCTGACCGTCCTGGGGGACTATGCGTATGCCTGGGAAACCCGGGAACTTCGGCGTCGCGACGATGGGACGCCGGTTGATCTCTCCGCTGAGGAGAGGACACTGCTGGAAGATCTGATCCGGTCCCGCCCATTTGGAGAAACGGCCTTCGTGGTTGGTCCGGCTCAGGCCCTGGACAACGAACTCAGGGCTCTGGTCCATCGTCTGGACCTGGAGTTGGACCTGAGATGGATGGCGGACGAAAACCCTTGA
- a CDS encoding 3-oxoacyl-ACP reductase FabG yields MRLEGKVAIVTGGGTGLGRAIALRFAAEGASVAIGEIRPDAGESTCREISAQGGEAVSIPTDVTVPEQVNTLVEACDEQFGRIDVLVNNAGVTAVHHPQLFAHCLDLDLENWNRVIDINLTSLFICSQKVARYMVRRNIRGRIINIASTASFGADLGGANYVAAKHGVMGLTRSMAVELGSHKIIVNAIAPGMTETEGARPIFREERRRTGIEKSVPLNRAGTPAEVASAAVFLASDECTYVNGSAIVVDGGFLAYERWWY; encoded by the coding sequence ATGCGACTCGAGGGAAAGGTGGCCATCGTCACCGGCGGCGGCACTGGATTGGGCCGCGCCATCGCACTCCGCTTTGCTGCCGAGGGGGCCAGCGTCGCCATTGGCGAGATTCGACCCGACGCGGGTGAAAGCACCTGCCGCGAGATCTCGGCTCAAGGGGGAGAGGCGGTCTCCATTCCCACCGACGTCACCGTTCCGGAACAGGTGAACACCCTGGTCGAAGCCTGCGACGAGCAGTTCGGCCGAATCGATGTCCTGGTCAACAACGCCGGGGTGACCGCGGTGCACCATCCCCAGCTCTTCGCCCACTGCCTCGATCTCGATCTGGAGAACTGGAACCGGGTCATCGACATCAACCTCACCAGCCTCTTCATCTGCAGCCAGAAGGTGGCGCGCTACATGGTTCGCCGGAACATCCGGGGACGGATCATCAACATCGCGTCCACTGCCAGCTTCGGCGCCGACCTGGGGGGCGCCAACTACGTCGCGGCCAAGCACGGCGTCATGGGCCTGACCCGGTCCATGGCCGTGGAATTGGGATCGCACAAGATCATCGTCAACGCCATCGCGCCGGGAATGACGGAGACGGAAGGAGCGAGGCCCATCTTCCGGGAGGAGCGCAGACGAACCGGAATCGAGAAGTCGGTGCCGCTGAACCGGGCGGGCACGCCGGCAGAGGTGGCCTCGGCGGCGGTCTTTCTGGCGTCGGACGAGTGCACCTACGTCAACGGGTCGGCCATCGTCGTCGACGGGGGCTTCCTGGCCTACGAGCGGTGGTGGTATTGA
- a CDS encoding DUF2191 domain-containing protein, translating into MGNVKTTVEISDRLLARANRQARKSGRSLSALIEEGLRQDLDTPVPRIRYRLTEVSAGNPSGTDPLEAYSWQELRAMIYGHPGKR; encoded by the coding sequence ATGGGCAATGTGAAGACGACCGTAGAGATCTCCGACCGCTTGCTGGCGCGGGCGAACCGCCAAGCCAGGAAATCGGGCCGCTCATTGAGCGCGCTGATCGAAGAAGGACTTCGTCAAGATCTGGACACTCCCGTTCCCCGTATTCGTTACCGGCTCACCGAAGTGAGTGCGGGGAATCCGTCCGGTACCGACCCGCTTGAGGCGTACTCGTGGCAGGAGTTGCGCGCTATGATCTACGGACATCCGGGAAAGCGGTGA
- a CDS encoding DUF433 domain-containing protein, producing the protein MTDPLINKDTDVLGGTPVFSGTRVPIRILIEHLEAGDRLDEFLDSYPTVSRSQAIKVLQRAKTMLTGNSGEAAGLGHANKS; encoded by the coding sequence ATGACGGACCCGCTGATCAACAAAGACACCGACGTCCTTGGCGGAACCCCGGTATTTTCCGGGACCAGGGTCCCGATACGCATCTTGATAGAGCACCTGGAAGCCGGCGATCGGCTCGACGAGTTCCTGGACAGCTACCCGACGGTGTCACGAAGCCAAGCGATCAAGGTGCTCCAACGGGCAAAGACGATGCTCACCGGGAATTCGGGTGAAGCTGCTGGTCTCGGACACGCGAACAAGAGTTGA
- a CDS encoding CRTAC1 family protein encodes MSKAVLLLALSVVQVSGESGSIQFREGAAEAGIEFRFVSGSADKPYIIESISGGVALFDYDNDGWLDVYLVNGNTVEEFLAGKRSVRNALYRNQGNGTFRDVTLQAGVPGGPWDMGAVAADVDNDGFQDLFLTGFDRNTLFRNNGDGTFRDITASSGLADKRWGAGAAFGDYDADGLLDLYVARYVQFDPRHPPPSTPKFCSYRGIPVQCGPRGMPGAEDSLYKNLGGGRFRDVSRESGILNGSTYYGLGCIWFDYDEDGDQDIFVANDSCPNFLFRNEKGRFVEVAMETGVALGENGNEQDGMGIAVGDVNRDGRLDLVQTNFSEDNNTLYLNRGSFFTDSSYRWGLGESTWQYLGWGTFFFDADLDGWLDLFIANGHVYPQVDKVQIGTSFRQRDLLFRNEEGGRLVEVGRQAGLVQLENTRGAAVGDLNNDGRPDMVVNHMDSSASLYWNESPTNGRRWIGFELVGSISNRDAVGARVTVSAGGLRQVAVVRSGSSYLSQNDQRLLFGTGNQEVEEVTIRWPNGRKQILKDWKLDAYNLVTEPRVRIGL; translated from the coding sequence ATGAGCAAGGCGGTCCTCCTCCTGGCGCTGTCCGTGGTCCAGGTTTCAGGTGAATCAGGCTCCATCCAATTCAGGGAGGGTGCGGCCGAGGCGGGGATCGAATTCCGTTTCGTGAGTGGTTCGGCGGACAAACCGTACATCATCGAGTCGATCAGCGGCGGAGTGGCCCTGTTTGACTACGACAACGACGGGTGGCTCGACGTCTATCTCGTCAACGGGAATACCGTCGAGGAGTTCCTGGCAGGCAAACGTTCGGTCCGGAACGCGCTCTACCGGAACCAGGGAAACGGCACGTTTCGAGACGTCACGCTGCAGGCCGGCGTCCCCGGCGGCCCGTGGGACATGGGAGCGGTGGCGGCCGACGTGGACAACGACGGATTCCAGGATCTCTTCCTCACCGGGTTCGATCGAAACACCCTGTTCCGAAACAACGGCGACGGAACCTTCCGCGACATCACGGCCTCGTCAGGTCTGGCCGACAAGCGGTGGGGAGCCGGCGCCGCTTTCGGCGACTACGACGCGGACGGACTGCTCGACCTGTACGTGGCCCGCTACGTCCAGTTCGATCCACGCCATCCTCCCCCTTCCACACCCAAGTTCTGCAGCTACCGGGGGATCCCGGTCCAATGCGGACCCCGCGGCATGCCGGGGGCCGAAGACTCGCTCTACAAAAACCTGGGTGGCGGCCGGTTCCGGGACGTGAGCCGGGAGTCCGGCATTTTGAACGGCTCCACCTACTACGGCCTGGGATGCATCTGGTTCGACTACGACGAAGACGGCGACCAGGACATCTTCGTGGCCAACGATTCCTGTCCCAACTTCCTGTTTAGAAATGAGAAAGGCCGGTTCGTCGAGGTGGCGATGGAGACCGGAGTTGCGCTGGGCGAGAACGGAAACGAACAGGACGGCATGGGGATCGCGGTGGGAGACGTGAACCGGGACGGACGGCTCGACCTGGTGCAGACCAACTTCTCGGAGGACAACAACACGCTGTACCTGAACCGGGGATCCTTCTTCACCGACTCCAGCTACCGTTGGGGACTCGGGGAATCCACTTGGCAGTATCTGGGCTGGGGGACCTTCTTCTTCGATGCGGACCTGGACGGATGGCTCGACCTCTTCATCGCCAACGGGCACGTCTACCCCCAGGTGGACAAGGTTCAGATCGGGACATCTTTCCGGCAGCGCGATCTCCTCTTCCGAAACGAAGAGGGAGGGCGGCTGGTCGAGGTGGGGCGACAGGCGGGTCTGGTCCAATTGGAGAACACCCGCGGGGCGGCGGTGGGGGATCTGAACAACGACGGCAGGCCGGACATGGTCGTGAATCACATGGACTCGTCCGCCAGCCTGTACTGGAACGAGAGTCCGACAAACGGGCGGCGCTGGATCGGATTCGAACTGGTTGGATCGATCTCCAACCGCGATGCGGTCGGTGCCCGAGTGACGGTTTCCGCGGGGGGCCTACGGCAAGTGGCCGTCGTGCGGAGCGGCTCCAGCTACCTCTCCCAAAACGATCAACGGCTGCTCTTTGGAACCGGGAATCAAGAGGTCGAAGAAGTGACGATCCGCTGGCCCAACGGGAGGAAGCAGATTCTGAAGGATTGGAAGCTCGACGCCTACAACCTGGTGACGGAACCTCGAGTTCGAATTGGCCTCTGA
- a CDS encoding tetratricopeptide repeat protein, with protein sequence MLLLAAIWATFALIRGQGEIRKLIETGRLLEARELVRQKLAEDPSSSAWLYWKAAIAFASGDLADAERTLQPVVGSQTASGPHLLLLGEIHDRKQQWREAARAYRRAMAFPHGSDLLIRLAQSEYRAGNPQAVVETLQPLAGSPEATGEAHFLLALSHGRQGDLEQSVAHLAKAVEKQPDVATYRFQFALALGESGDLERAVQELRRTLVLEPNLALAHFYLGQILHNMNLRDDALAALQRADRLQPGIPNLAYSLGLLYKLQGDYDKAIMKLESQIASGSDHPAAHFHLAEILFRRNQTRRSGELIKRAIELQPGTADFHLLATEIALSAGRLEEAEAQVGAAVDSDPNSGRAHYLRGRVLQAMGRDQEAGSAFEFSRKLMDGRREGAPAP encoded by the coding sequence TTGCTTCTGTTGGCAGCGATCTGGGCCACCTTCGCATTGATCCGTGGCCAGGGAGAGATCCGCAAACTGATCGAAACCGGCCGGCTCCTGGAAGCCCGGGAACTGGTCCGGCAGAAACTGGCGGAAGATCCGTCCAGCTCTGCGTGGCTGTACTGGAAAGCGGCCATCGCCTTCGCCTCGGGAGACCTGGCCGATGCGGAGAGGACGCTGCAACCGGTGGTCGGGAGCCAAACCGCGTCGGGACCACACCTGTTGTTGCTGGGAGAGATCCATGACCGGAAGCAGCAGTGGAGGGAAGCCGCCCGAGCGTACCGGCGCGCGATGGCGTTTCCTCACGGTTCCGACCTTCTGATCCGATTGGCGCAATCCGAGTACCGCGCCGGAAATCCGCAGGCTGTCGTCGAGACGCTCCAACCCCTGGCAGGGTCACCCGAGGCCACCGGCGAGGCGCATTTTCTGCTGGCGCTCTCCCATGGACGCCAGGGAGACCTGGAACAGTCCGTCGCCCACCTGGCGAAGGCGGTCGAAAAACAGCCGGACGTTGCCACCTATCGTTTCCAATTTGCCCTTGCCCTGGGCGAGAGCGGCGATCTGGAGCGCGCGGTGCAGGAACTTCGCAGAACCCTCGTGCTGGAGCCCAATCTGGCCTTGGCCCATTTCTACCTGGGGCAGATCCTGCACAACATGAACCTCCGCGACGACGCCTTGGCGGCACTGCAGCGGGCGGACCGGCTGCAACCCGGGATTCCCAATCTGGCCTACAGCCTCGGACTGCTCTACAAGCTGCAAGGGGACTATGACAAGGCGATCATGAAGCTCGAGTCGCAGATCGCCTCCGGCAGCGATCATCCGGCGGCGCATTTCCATCTGGCGGAGATTCTCTTTCGCAGGAACCAGACTCGCCGGAGCGGGGAATTGATCAAACGGGCCATCGAGCTCCAACCGGGGACGGCCGACTTTCATCTTCTGGCCACGGAGATCGCCCTCTCGGCCGGCCGGCTGGAAGAAGCCGAAGCACAGGTCGGCGCGGCCGTCGATTCGGATCCCAACTCCGGCCGCGCCCATTACCTCCGGGGCAGGGTCCTGCAGGCCATGGGACGGGACCAGGAGGCGGGAAGCGCTTTCGAGTTCTCCCGAAAGCTGATGGACGGACGGAGAGAGGGCGCTCCCGCACCATGA
- a CDS encoding hydantoinase/oxoprolinase family protein, which translates to MDSYRIGVDIGGTFTDLVMMNESTGELRLVKMASTPSDPSVGFLNTVERALKESKVAAADVSYNVHGTTVATNTLIEGKGARTALVATEGFRDVLEIARQIRPRLYDIFCEKPKPVIPRNRCYGVPGRLDYAGQVLTPLDEESAREVARRMKEAAVESVAVCLLHSYVNPSHEKRVRDLLREELPGVFLSISSDLCPEMREYFRASTTAINAVVMPIVTRYLENLENRLARLGVGVGLHLMTSAGGVMASDVAKREPVHLIESGPAAGVIATRYLGELVGTRDVISFDMGGTTAKLGLVEGGNVKIAPHFEVGSAAVAESKGAGYPVRTPVVDLVEIGAGGGSIAWIDPGGALRVGPRSGGADPGPACYGKGQKEPCITDANLVLGRLNPDYFIGGEQTLDPELAEAAVRQLAGRLGLGVVETANGIIEIANANMIGAVRTISVQRGFDPRDFVLVAFGGAGPMHANGLARELGIPKVLIPMSPGVTSALGLLVSDIKHDYVRAFHQQIDSLDLELLNRSFSELAERGRDVLFSEGISGEDVTFAHYLDMRYVGQGYELKIEIPGRDLTEGDKRTVNEAFYKEHERAYGYADDTEPTEAVALRLTAVGRIRQPRLRRLETGTGDAGDAVKNERPVHFAERGGAVPCKVYDRYRLKSGDRIMGPAIVEEVDSTVVLHPDYQADVDLHGNILIQDGQP; encoded by the coding sequence ATGGACAGCTATCGAATCGGTGTGGACATCGGGGGAACGTTCACGGACCTGGTCATGATGAACGAGTCCACCGGAGAGTTGCGGCTCGTGAAAATGGCCAGCACTCCCAGCGATCCCTCGGTGGGATTTCTGAACACGGTGGAACGTGCCTTGAAAGAATCCAAGGTGGCCGCCGCGGACGTCTCCTACAACGTCCATGGGACCACTGTGGCGACCAATACACTCATTGAGGGGAAGGGCGCCCGGACAGCCTTGGTCGCCACCGAGGGGTTTCGGGACGTCCTGGAAATCGCCCGGCAGATCCGGCCCAGACTCTACGACATCTTTTGCGAGAAGCCGAAGCCGGTGATTCCGCGGAACCGATGCTACGGAGTGCCGGGGCGCCTGGACTACGCCGGCCAGGTCCTCACTCCCCTGGATGAGGAATCGGCGCGGGAAGTGGCCCGCCGCATGAAGGAGGCCGCCGTCGAGTCGGTGGCCGTCTGCCTGCTGCATTCGTACGTCAACCCGTCGCACGAGAAACGGGTTCGCGACCTCCTTCGGGAGGAATTGCCGGGAGTGTTTCTGTCCATCTCGTCCGATCTCTGTCCGGAGATGAGGGAGTACTTTCGCGCCAGCACCACCGCCATCAACGCCGTGGTGATGCCCATCGTGACCCGCTACCTGGAGAACCTGGAGAACCGGTTGGCCCGTTTGGGTGTCGGCGTGGGGTTGCACCTCATGACCTCGGCCGGCGGGGTCATGGCCTCGGACGTGGCCAAGCGGGAACCGGTCCACCTGATCGAATCGGGACCGGCGGCCGGGGTCATCGCGACGCGTTACCTGGGAGAACTGGTGGGGACCCGGGACGTCATCAGTTTCGACATGGGAGGCACCACCGCCAAGCTCGGGCTGGTGGAAGGGGGAAACGTCAAGATCGCGCCCCATTTCGAAGTCGGCAGCGCCGCCGTGGCGGAGAGCAAGGGAGCCGGATACCCGGTCAGGACTCCCGTGGTCGACCTGGTGGAGATCGGCGCCGGCGGCGGGAGCATCGCCTGGATCGATCCCGGAGGCGCGTTGCGGGTCGGGCCGCGAAGCGGCGGCGCCGATCCGGGCCCCGCCTGCTACGGAAAGGGCCAGAAGGAACCGTGCATCACCGACGCCAACCTGGTGCTGGGACGTCTCAACCCGGACTATTTCATCGGGGGAGAACAGACGCTCGATCCGGAGCTGGCGGAAGCGGCGGTCCGACAACTGGCCGGCCGGTTGGGACTGGGCGTGGTGGAGACGGCCAACGGGATCATCGAGATCGCCAACGCCAACATGATCGGCGCGGTCCGGACCATCTCGGTTCAAAGGGGCTTCGATCCACGGGACTTCGTATTGGTCGCCTTCGGGGGCGCCGGACCCATGCACGCCAACGGGTTGGCCCGGGAGTTGGGGATTCCCAAGGTGCTCATTCCCATGAGCCCGGGGGTGACCTCCGCCCTGGGATTGCTGGTGAGCGACATCAAGCACGATTATGTCCGCGCCTTTCATCAGCAGATCGATTCACTCGATCTCGAGCTTCTCAACCGGTCCTTCTCCGAATTGGCCGAACGTGGCCGGGATGTCCTGTTCTCCGAGGGCATTTCCGGGGAAGACGTCACCTTTGCCCACTATCTGGACATGAGGTACGTGGGTCAGGGATACGAATTGAAGATCGAGATTCCTGGTCGAGACCTGACGGAGGGCGACAAAAGAACCGTGAACGAGGCCTTCTACAAGGAACACGAGCGGGCTTACGGCTATGCCGACGACACGGAACCGACGGAAGCGGTGGCACTGAGGCTGACCGCCGTCGGGAGGATCCGGCAGCCGCGCCTGCGCCGGCTCGAGACCGGTACGGGTGACGCCGGCGATGCCGTCAAGAATGAACGGCCCGTCCACTTTGCCGAGCGTGGTGGTGCGGTCCCGTGCAAGGTCTACGATCGCTATCGCCTGAAGTCAGGAGACCGCATCATGGGGCCGGCCATCGTGGAGGAGGTGGATTCGACCGTGGTCCTCCATCCGGACTACCAGGCGGACGTCGACCTCCACGGCAACATTCTGATCCAGGACGGACAGCCATGA
- a CDS encoding hydantoinase B/oxoprolinase family protein: protein MSKSHETGKKAAALRMDPIRFEVIRSAFEAAADEMGAALRKAAYSTNIKTRSDFSCALFDSKLRIIAQSFSQPVHLASMSRMIPNTIRQYGIEKLRPGDALVMNHPYRGGVHLNDVAIMAPFFSGGQIHGYAATIAHHVDIGGYAPGGYCISTELYQEGIIIPPAKLVSEGEIVDDVFRLILANIRSPRQSTGDFRAQIAASLLGQKRMAEILSRFGAESMEIFVDELIEYTERWARAEISKLPDGVYETETLLDDDGVTDRPIRLALKVEIKKGRVSFDLTGSDDQRSSPMNATLTQTYSPLAYVVKCLIDSDIPTNEGFYRLIDVKAPPGTVVNATPPVGVVGGWEVVMRLCCLGFQALSDAMPNKVMASTKSINCHMACGGTDPRTGEYYTFIETMAGGWGGLPTKDGMDAVQSHIQNTENSAIEETENNLPFLITRYELIPDSEGAGRYRGGLGLRRDWKFPGHEATLTVFSDNRKFAPWGLFGGGSGSPSRYILNPDGEAKELPSKVTLQLQPGSVISYRTPGGGGYGTPLERDPERVLEDVAQGKVTRDRARDVYGVVLDASGTAVDLQSTRSRRGRLAGSRQRR from the coding sequence ATGAGCAAGAGCCATGAGACGGGAAAAAAGGCTGCGGCACTCAGGATGGACCCCATCCGGTTCGAAGTCATTCGCAGCGCCTTCGAAGCCGCCGCCGACGAGATGGGCGCCGCCCTGAGAAAGGCGGCCTACTCCACCAACATCAAGACCCGTTCCGACTTCTCCTGTGCGCTGTTCGACTCCAAGCTCCGCATCATCGCCCAGTCCTTCTCCCAGCCGGTGCATCTGGCCTCCATGTCCAGAATGATCCCCAACACCATCCGGCAATACGGGATCGAGAAACTTCGTCCAGGCGACGCCCTGGTCATGAACCACCCCTATCGGGGCGGCGTCCACCTCAACGACGTGGCCATCATGGCCCCCTTCTTCAGCGGCGGGCAGATCCACGGGTACGCGGCCACCATCGCGCACCATGTGGACATCGGCGGTTATGCGCCGGGTGGCTACTGCATTTCCACGGAGCTCTACCAGGAAGGGATCATCATTCCCCCGGCCAAGCTGGTTTCCGAGGGGGAGATCGTCGACGACGTCTTCCGCCTCATCCTGGCCAACATCCGCTCGCCACGGCAGTCCACAGGGGATTTTCGGGCCCAGATCGCCGCCTCGCTGCTGGGACAGAAACGGATGGCCGAGATTCTCTCCAGGTTCGGCGCGGAGTCGATGGAGATCTTCGTCGATGAGCTGATCGAGTACACCGAGCGCTGGGCCCGGGCCGAGATCTCGAAACTCCCGGATGGAGTCTACGAAACCGAAACCCTGCTGGACGATGACGGGGTGACGGACCGGCCGATCCGGCTGGCGCTGAAGGTGGAGATCAAGAAGGGGCGGGTCTCGTTCGATCTCACCGGATCGGACGACCAGCGCAGCTCTCCCATGAACGCCACCTTGACCCAGACCTATTCGCCCCTGGCCTACGTCGTCAAGTGCCTGATCGATTCCGATATTCCCACCAACGAAGGCTTCTACCGGCTCATCGACGTGAAGGCGCCTCCGGGAACGGTGGTGAATGCAACTCCCCCGGTGGGCGTGGTCGGCGGCTGGGAAGTGGTCATGCGGCTGTGCTGTCTGGGTTTCCAGGCCCTTTCGGACGCGATGCCGAACAAGGTCATGGCCAGCACCAAGAGCATCAACTGCCACATGGCCTGCGGGGGAACCGATCCCCGCACCGGTGAGTACTACACCTTCATCGAGACCATGGCCGGCGGATGGGGAGGCCTTCCCACCAAGGACGGAATGGACGCCGTCCAGTCCCATATCCAGAACACGGAGAACTCAGCCATCGAGGAGACTGAGAACAATCTGCCCTTCCTGATCACCCGCTACGAGCTGATTCCGGACTCGGAAGGGGCCGGCCGCTACCGGGGAGGATTGGGTCTGCGCCGCGACTGGAAGTTCCCCGGCCACGAGGCCACGCTGACGGTCTTCTCCGACAACCGGAAATTTGCGCCCTGGGGGCTGTTCGGAGGGGGGAGCGGATCTCCCTCCAGGTACATTCTCAACCCGGACGGAGAAGCGAAGGAACTCCCATCCAAGGTCACATTGCAGCTCCAGCCCGGCTCCGTCATCAGCTACCGGACGCCGGGCGGCGGTGGCTACGGGACTCCACTGGAGCGGGACCCCGAGCGAGTGCTGGAAGACGTGGCCCAAGGCAAGGTGACGCGGGATCGGGCCCGGGACGTCTACGGCGTCGTCCTGGATGCGTCCGGAACGGCAGTGGATCTCCAGTCCACGCGAAGCCGGCGTGGCCGTCTTGCCGGGTCCCGCCAGCGGCGGTGA